The Spirochaetota bacterium DNA segment CCAGTTTCAGACCACAAAGCTGAAATTATTGAAGGCGATCCAAAAACCGCTGCAGCCAAACTTGTTGAAAAATTACGCAATGAAGCTAAAGTGATATAAGGGGGTACACAATGGCACGTATATTAGTAATAGCAGAACAAAGGAATGGAAAAATAAGCGATGCTACATTAGAACTTTGTAAAGCCGCAAAAGCGATAGCATCTGCAATGGGTGCATCCCCTGCTGCTGCTGTATTCTATAAAGACGATAGTTTAGCAAAAGAAGTTGCACAGTATATACCAGAAGTATTTGCAGTAGTAGATCCTAAATTAGAAGTGTACAGCGCTGATACGTATGTTGCAGCTGCAAAAGCAGTTGTTGAATCTCAAGATGTTAAAGGCGTGTTAGTACCTCACACCTATGATGGAACTGATTATGCTGCCAAATTGGCAATGAACCTAGGCTGTGGAATAGTTACTAACTGCAATAAATTTGAAATGCAGGGCGGTACAATTGTATTTACACGCAATACGTATAATGGCAAGATTCAGGAACAGCGTTCAGTAAAAACTGATAAGTTTGTAGCAACCTTTGAAAAAGGTGCATTTGAAAAAGAAGCTGCTGGTGGTGCAGGTTCAGTTACAGCAGTATCTGCTTCAATTCCAGAACCTCGTAGAAAATTTAAACAATTTGTTGAAACAATGGCTGGCTCGGTGGACATTACACAGGCCAAGATTATTGTTGCTGGTGGTAGAGGAACAAAAGAAAAGGATAAATACAACGATATTATCGTCAATTTTGCCAAGAAGTTAGGTGGCGAGTACGCTGCTTCC contains these protein-coding regions:
- a CDS encoding FAD-binding protein; the protein is MARILVIAEQRNGKISDATLELCKAAKAIASAMGASPAAAVFYKDDSLAKEVAQYIPEVFAVVDPKLEVYSADTYVAAAKAVVESQDVKGVLVPHTYDGTDYAAKLAMNLGCGIVTNCNKFEMQGGTIVFTRNTYNGKIQEQRSVKTDKFVATFEKGAFEKEAAGGAGSVTAVSASIPEPRRKFKQFVETMAGSVDITQAKIIVAGGRGTKEKDKYNDIIVNFAKKLGGEYAAS